Part of the Gemmatimonadaceae bacterium genome, GCACGTGTCCATCCTTGGCCGACTTGATGTTCACGTCGCCTTCATACGAGGTGACGATGCTCTCGCCTTCCTTGTTGATGACGTACACGAGACGATCGCCATACTCGACGATGTCACCATCGTACTTCACGCGCTTGGTGGTCTGCTCGGCGATACGCGACGCCGTGCCGCCCACGTGGAATGTGCGGAGCGTCAGCTGCGTACCCGGCTCGCCGATGGACTGCGCCGCGATGATACCCACGGCCTCGCCCAGGTCGACCATCTGCATGGTGGCCAGGTTGCGGCCGTAGCACATGCGGCAGAGTCCGCGCTTGGCCTCACACGTGAGCACCGACCGGATCTTCACCGATTCGATACCCGCGTCTTCGATCAGCTGCGCCGTCTCTTCGGAAATCAGCGTGCCGGCTTCCGCCAACATCTTCGGACGACCCGCCTCGTCGCGTTCCATGGGATCGAGGATATCCTCGGCCGCCACGTTACCAACCAGACGTTCCGCCAACGGCTCGATCACGTCTTCGCCTTCCTTCAGCGCCGCGGTATCGAGACCGAGGATGGTGCCGCAATCCTCTTCCTGAATGGTCATGTCCTGCGCGACGTCCACCAGACGACGCGTGAGATACCCGGCGTCGGCCGTCTTGAGCGCCGTGTCTGCCAGACCCTTACGGGCGCCGTGCGTGGACGAGAAGTATTCCAGCACCGACAGGCCTTCGCGGAAATTGGACTTGATCGGGTTTTCGATGATTTCACCGATACCACCGGTGAGTTTCTTCTGCGGCTTGGCCATGAGGCCGCGCATGCCCGCCAGCTGCCGAATCTGGTCGCGTGAACCACGGGAACCGGAATCGAACATCATGAACACGGGATTGAAGCCGCCCTGCGATTCGCGCATGGTCTTCACCATGGCGTCGGCGACGTCCGTGTTGGCGTGCGTCCACGTGTCGATGACTTTGTTGTAGCGCTCACCGTTCGTGATGTTACCGGTCGCGTAGGCGCGCTGGAAACGCTCCACACGCTCGGATGCATCCTGCAACAGCGTTTCTTTTTCCTTCGGAATGTGCAGGTCTTCGATGCCGATGGAGACGCCGCCGCGGGTGGCATTGCGGAAGCCGAATTCCTTCAGGCGATCGAGCAGGGCCACGGTTTCCGCGAGGCCCGCATTGCGGTAGCTCTGGAACACCAGCTCGCCGAGCGCCTTCTTCTTCATGTCCTTGTTGAGGAACGGCAGCACCTTCGGCACGATCATGTCGAACAGCACACGACCTGTGGTGGTAACGACCCATTGCGGCTTGTCGCCGCGCCGGTCAAGCCACCGGATGGCGCTCTGGTATCCCGTGCGTCCGTTGGCAATGGCCAGGTCCACTTCTGCCGAGTCGGTGAACGCCGGCAACGTGCGGGCCTTGGCCTCATCCTTGAGATACGCCTCGAAGCCCACCGGCGCCTTGGTGGCCACGTAGCATCCCAGCACGATGTCCTGGCTGGGCTCCGCCACCGGACGACCGTCCGACGGCTTGAGGATGTTGTTGGACGACAGCATCAGCACGCGCGCTTCAATCTGCGCTTCAAACGACAACGGCACGTGCACCGCCATCTGGTCACCGTCGAAGTCGGCGTTGAACGCCGCGCACACGAGCGGGTGAATACGAATGGCCTTGCCTTCAACGAGCACGGGCTCGAACGCCTGAATGCCCAGTCGATGCAACGTGGGTGCGCGGTTGAGGAGCACCGGATGATCCTTGATGATGCCTTCCAGCACCTCGTAGACCATGGCGTTCTCGCGCTCCACGATCTTCTTGGCGCGCTTCACCGTTTCCGCTTCACCGCTCTCCACCAGCTTGTGAATGATGAACGGCTTGAACAGCTCCAGCGCCATCATCTTGGGCAGGCCGCACTGGTGCAGCTTGAGCTCCGGACCCACCACGATGACCGAACGGCCCGAGTAGTCCACGCGCTTGCCCAGCAGGTTCTGACGGAACCGGCCCTGCTTGCCCTTGAGCATGTCGGACAGCGACTTGAGCGGACGCTTGCCACGGCCACGAATGGCCTTGGAGCGACGCCCGTTGTCGAACAGCGCGTCCACCGCTTCCTGCAGCATGCGCTTTTCGTTGCGCAGGATGACTTCCGGCGCGCGATGCGAGATGAGCTTGGTGAGACGGTTGTTGCGATTGATGACGCGACGATACAGGTCGTTCAGATCGGACGTCGCAAAGCGACCGCCGTCCAGCGGCACCAGCGGCCGCAGGTCGGGCGGGATCACGGGGATCACGTCGAGGATCATCCACTCCGGACGGTTGCGGATTTCGCCGCCCTCGCCGCTGGTGCGGAACGCATCGACAATCTTGAGACGCTTGAGCATCTGTTTCTTGCGATGCTGTGACGTCTCACCCACGACGGACGCGCGCAGTTCGTCGGCCACCTTGTCGACGTCCAGTCGCTTGAGCAGTTCACGCACGGCCGGCGCGCCGATGTCGCACTGGAACGCCACATCGCCCTCGGCCTTCGCCCGCTGGCGCAGGTCGAGATACTCGTCCTCGTCCAGCAGCTGGCGCTCGCGCACATCCTGCGAGCCCGGATCGATGACGATGTAGTTGCTGTAGTAGATGACCTTTTCGAGGTCACGCAGCGTGACATCAAGCAGGTTGCCCATCGGGCTGGGCAGCGTCTTGAAGAACCAGATGTGCGCCACCGGCACGGCCAGTTCGATATGGCCCATGCGCTCGCGCCGCACCTTGCTGAGCGTCACTTCCACGCCGCAGCGATCGCAGATCACGCCGCGATAGCGGATGCGCTTGTACTTGCCGCAATGGCATTCCCAGTCCTTGACCGGACCGAAGATGCGCTCGCAGAACAACCCGTCCTTTTCCGGCTTGAACGAGCGGTAGTTGATGGTTTCGGGCTTGGTGACTTCGCCCCACGACCACCAGGTGCGCAGGCCGGCCATCTCCAGCCGCTCGCGCTCCTTGGGGTCTTTCGGTCCGCGGATCTCCTCGGGAGAGGCGATACGCACGGACATGTAGTCGAACGCTGACGCGCGAGCTTCACGCGAGCTGCGGAAATCGATCATGTCTTATTCCTCGCCGCTGTTGTTGCCGCCATCCAGGATGTCGACGCCGTTTCCATCCGTGGAACCGAGCGTGACCTTGATGCCCAGCGCCTGCAGTTCCTTGACGAGCACGTTGAACGACTCCGGGATTCCGGGTTCGGGCAGGTTCTGCCCCTTTACGATCGCCTCGTAGACACGGCTTCGGCCGTTCACGTCATCGGACTTGACCGTCAGGATTTCCTGCAAGGTGTGCGCGGCGCCATACGCCTCCAGCGCCCACACTTCCATTTCTCCGAAACGCTGACCGCCGAACTGCGCCTTGCCGGCCAGCGGCTGTTGCGTGACCAACGAGTACGGTCCGATGGAGCGCGCGTGAATCTTGTCGTCGACCAGGTGAGACAGCTTCAGGATGTAGATCTCACCAACCGTGACCGGCGCCTGGAACGTTTCGCCCGTGCGTCCGTCGCGCAGTTGCACTTTGCCCGAGGGCGTCAGTCCGGCCAGTCGGATCAGCTCCGAACTCGCCGCTTCGACATCGCTCTCGCTCTTCGCACCCAGCATCGCGGCCAACGCCGGCTGCCCGATGCGCTGCAGCGTTTCCGCCGGGCTCATCGCCGCTTCCGCCTCGAGAATCGCGATGGCCGACGAACGGTCGCCCGGCAATTCGCTTTCGTTGTCGCGATGCATGCCCAGCACGGCATTGACCGCCGCAATCTCCCGCTCGGCCAGCGTCTTGGCCGACTGCGTGAGGAAGTCGCGCGTGCGGTTGTACAGCGCCTTCGTTTCCGCCGACATGTTGCGCCCACCCAAGTCGTTCAGGGTGGCGTGATGCAGCAGCTCGACCTTGTCCGGCAAGCGGCGATCGGGCTTCACATCGGACAGCAGATGACGCACATCCTGCGGCGTGGCGTCGGAGGACCCGTCACCCAACGACAGCGTTTCGCGCGCCCAGCGCACACCGGCCAGCTTCATCAGCAAACCGATTTCGCGTTCGTTCGCGCCCTCGAACACGGGCGTCTTGGCGTAGAAGTTGAGCAGTCGCGCGGCCCACCCAAGGTGCGTCTCGAGAATCTGCCCGACATTCATACGCGACGGCACGCCCAGCGGGTTGAGCACGATGTCCACCGGACGACCGTCCGGCATGAACGGCATGTCTTCCTCAGGCACGATGCGCGCCACGATACCCTTGTTACCGTGACGACCGGCCATCTTGTCACCGACCGAAATCTTGCGCTTCTCGGCCAGATACACCTTCACCAACTGGATCACGCCCGGCGGCAACTCATCGGGCTGCAGAATGCGGTCGATACGCTCTTCCGCGCGCTCCTCAATGCGGGCTTTCTCTTCGTTGCCAGCATCGATGATTTCGCGCACACGATCGTTGGCCTTCTTGCTTTCGACGCGGAACGTCTTGAGATCAAGCGTGGCAAACCGCACCGTGGACAGCAGCTCCTTCGTGAGCGTCGTGCCCGCGGCGATCGCCTCTTCCACCGTGCCGGCCCGAAGCGCCAGCGCGACCTTTTCCCCTTCCAGCAGCGCCGCCAGTTCGATGTCGCGCACTTCGTTGACGCGGATTTTTTCCTCGCCTTCGAGACGCCGCACATCACCGATGCGCTCACCGCGGTCCTTTTCGACGACCTGGTCTTCCACGCGTGAGAAGATCTTCACGTCGATGACCACGCCTTCCATGCCCGGCGACACCTTGAGCGACGAGTCCTTCACGTCCTTGGCCTTTTCGCCGAAGATGGCCGTGAGGAGCTTTTCTTCCGGCGACAGTTCGGTCTCACCCTTCGGCGTGATCTTGCCGACGAGAATGTCGCCCGGCTTCACATGCGCGCCGATGCGCACGATGCCACGCTCGTCGAGGTCGGTCAGCGACTCCTCGGCGACGTTCGGAATTTCGCGCGTGATTTCTTCCTGCCCGCGCTTCGTGTCGCGCACGTGCAGTTCGAGCTCCTGGATGTGAATCGACGAGAATACGTCGAATTTCACCAGGCGCTCGGAGAGCACGATGGCGTCTTCGAAGTTGTGCCCGTACCACGGCATGAACGCCACACGGACATTCGCGCCCAGCGCGAGCTGCCCCATTTCCGTGGCGGCGCCGTCGGCCAGCACTTCACCCTTGTTCACCTGCTGGCCCATGCGGACGAGCGGGCGCTGGTTGATGGCCGTGTCCTGATTGGTGCGCCAGTATTTCTTGAGCTTGTAGCGATCAAGCTGGCCGAGTCGCGCCAGCGGACGGTCGCCCGCCACCGGCGTGCCGATGAGGCCCGCGTCGACGATGATCTCGTCGGCGGTCACACTGGTCACGATACCGGCCCGGCGCGCGATGATCACCGCGCCCGAGTCGACGGCCACCGTGGCTTCGAGTCCCGTCCCCACCAGCGGTGTGCGCGGGTTGAGCAGCGGAACGGCCTGCCGTTGCATGTTCGAGCCCATGAGCGCGCGATTGGCGTCATCGTGCTCGAGGAACGGAATGAGCGCGGCGGCGATGGAGACCAGCTGCTCCGGCGCCACGTCCATGTAGTCGATGTTCGACGGCGGCTCGAGGGGCAAATCGCCGCGCTTACGCGCCAGCACCAGCTCGTCGACGAACGTGCCATCGGCGTTGAGCTTGGAATTCGCCTGCGCGATGATCGCGTCCTCTTCCCGGTTGGCATCGAGCCACACGAGTTCGCCCGTCAACCGTCCTTCCTTCACCACACGATACGGCGTCTCGATGAAGCCGAGATCGTTCACGCGGGCAAAGCAGGCGAGCGACGTGATCAGGCCGATGTTCGGACCTTCCGGCGTTTCGATGGGGCACATGCGCCCGTACTGCGAATAGTGCACGTCACGGACTTCGAAGCCGGCACGCTCACGCGTGAGGCCGCCCGGTCCAAGCGCCGACAAGCGACGCTTGTGCGTCAACTCGGCCAGCGGATTGGTCTGGTCCATGAACTGCGACAGCTGCGATGATCCGAAGAACGCCTGGATCACGGCCGAGACCGTGCGCGCGTTGACGAGATCGTCCAGCGAGATTTTTTCCGGATCGGTGTTGATCGACATGCGCTCCTTGACCAGTCGCGCCATGCGCGACAGACCCACGGAGAACTGATTGGCAATCAACTCACCCACCGACCGGATGCGACGGTTGCCCAGCTGGTCGATATCGTCCACGTCGCCGCGGCCTTCATGCAACTCGACCAGCTGACGCATGATTTCCACGAAGTCTTCCTTCGTGAGCACCGTGGTCGACATCGAGGTGTTGAGGCGCAGGCGCTGGTTGATCTTGTACCGACCCACGCGACCGAGGTCGTAGCGCTTGGGCGAGAAGAACAGCCGCTCGAGCGCCTGCTTCGCGGTTTCGCGATTGGGCGCGTCACCCGGACGGAGCAGCGCGTAGATCTGCTTGAGCGCCTCTTCCTCGTGCTTGGTCGGATCCTTGGCCAGCGTGTTCTTGATCAGCGTGGACTCGGCACGTCCCGAGGCCACGAACACGTGCACCTTGGTGATGTCGGCCTTGCGGATCTTCTTGATCGCGCCGTCGGTGAGCACCGTGCCCTTCTCGACGACTTCCTCGCCGGTTTCCGGGTCGATCACGTCGCGCGCCAGCGTGCGGCGCACATCGCGTTCACCGCGATCGATGGCATCCTGCTCGTCGCGGAGATCGATCTGGGTGTACGACGCGAACACCTTCACCGTGTCGATGCCCTGACGCACCAGGCGATTGAGCACCTCGTCGGTCAGCTCATCGCCTTCGCGCACCAGCAACGACGCTTCGGCGCGCTCACGCTCCAGCTTGGCCTTCTTGGTCTTGGGCTTCGGCGCGTCGGACGCGGTGACTTCACCCTCGAGCGTGACGTCTTCGGCGATAATCGCGCCGAGGATTTCCCGCTGCTCGTTGCGCGTCTCGCGCTTCATGGTGAGATCGAGTTCGCGCTCGGCGAAGAACAGGCGCAGGATATCGCGGTTCTCGCCGTAGCCGAACGCGCGCAACAGCGCCGTGGCCGGGAACTTCTTCTTCTTGTCGATGTGGACGTAGATCACGTCGTGGATGTCCACGGTGAACTCGACCCACGATCCGCGGAACGGGATGATCCGCGAGGACAGCAGGCGCTGTCCGTTGGGGTGTGTCGACTCCTCGAACACCACACCGGGTGAGCGGTGCAGCTGGGAGACGATGACGCGCTCGGCGCCATTGATGACGAAGGTGCCCAGCTCGGTGAGCAGCGGCAGCTCGCCCAGATAGACTTCCTTCTCGATGATGTTCCGGGGACGTTTGCCGTCGCCGGTATCCTCAAAGATGACCAGTTGGAGCGTGGCCTTGAGCGGCGCCGAGTACGTCATGTCGCGCTCGATGCACTCGGCGACCGTGTACTTGGGCTCTCCCAGGCTGTACCGGACGAACTCGAGCGAGAAATTCTCGTGGACGTCCGTAATGGGGAACAGGTCCTTGAAGACGCGCTCGAGGCCGACGTCTTCGCGCTCCTGCGAGGCGGCATCCAGTTGCAGCAGCGACTCAAAAGCGCGCGTCTGGATGTCGAGGAGATGGGGCATATCCATGCCCGTCTCGAGCTTCGCAAACGAGATCTGGTTCATCATGTCCTTGTTACCGCGTGCGGGGTGCGCCGACTCTGAGACTGCGGGAGGCGCAAAGCGCTTCGTCCCCGACGAGGCCGGTCGTGAAATTCACGACCGGCGTCCCCGGGGCGAAGCGATATAACGACGAGACTGCGTGACTACGGCGAACGGCCGTATGCCTTACTTGACTTCGACGACAGCGCCTTCGGCTTCCAGCTTGGCCTTGAGCGTCGCCGCTTCGTCCTTGGACACGTTTTCCTTCACGGCCTTCGGCGCGCCGTCCACGAGGTCCTTGGCTTCCTTCAAGCCGAGGCCCGTGATTTCACGGACGACCTTGATGACCTGGATCTTCTTCCCGCCGGCTTCCTTGAGCACGACCGTGAATTCGGTCTGCTCTTCCGCCGCCGCCGCCGGGGCCGCGCCGCCGCCGCCGCCGCCAGCCGCAACGGCCGCGATGGTGACGTTGAACTTCGTCTTGAACGTTTCGATCAGGTCCGCCAACTCGATGACGCTCATCGCGCCGATCGCGTCGATGATTTCGTCCTTGCTCAGGGCAGTGTTAGCCATGGTGATACTCTCTCCGTATTGATCCCAGGGGTCCTGGGGCGTGTGATCAGGCAGACGCCTGGGGAACTCAGTTAGAGCCTTCGAGCTGCGCCTTACGGGCGTCGAGGGCGAGGGCGAACATCATCGGGATGCTGTTGAGGTAGCCGGCGAAGATCGAGAGCGCCTCATCACGCGTCGGAAGCGTGGCCAACTTCTTGACCATCGCCTCGTCCACCGCATTGCCCTCGTAGACACCGCCCTTCACCGACGGCCGCTGATCGTTCTCCTTGGCAAAATCGGAGAGGACCTTGGCCGCGGTGATGGCATCCTTGGCCACCACCACTCCCGTCGGACCCTTCAAACGCTGGGACACCATGCCGCTTTCGTTCACGGCGCGGAGGGCCAGCGTGTTCTTGATCACGACGTACTCGACACCGGCCTTCTTCAGGCGGCGGCGCAGCTCCGTCATGCGCTTCACGTTCAACCCCGTGAAGTCGGTGTAGTACACCGCGCTGGCCGTGCCGAGCTTCTCGCGAAGCCCGTCGACGAGCACTTGCTTATCGCTCTTTTTTGCCTTGGGTTTTGCTTTCATGGATGCGTCGCCTCTTACCGGTACGGCGTGGTGTCGATGGTGACGCCGGGTCCCATGGTGCTGGAGATCGCGACGTTGCGGATATACACGCCCTTGGCCGCAGGCGGCTTGGCGCGCACGATGGTGTCCATCAAGGCCGAGAAGTTCAACTCGAGGGCTTCGGGCGCGAACGACACCTTGCCGATGGGGGCATGCACGTTGCCTCCCTTGTCGACGCGGAACTCGATCTTGCCACCCTTGGACTCGCGCACGGCTTTCGCCACGTCGAACGTGACGGTGCCGGCCTTCGGATTCGGCATCAAGCCGCGCGGACCGAGCACCCGGCCCAACTGGCCGAGTTGTCCCATCTGGTCCGGCGTGGCAATCAGCACGTCGAAGTCGAGCCACCCTTCCTTGATCTTGGCGAGGAATTCGGTGCCGACAAAATCCGCGCCGGCATCCTGGGCTTCCTGCGCCTTGGGGCCGGTGGCGATCACCAGCACGCGCATCGTCTTGCCCGTCCCTGACGGCAATACGACGGTGCCACGGACCACCTGATCGGCGTGACGGGGATCGACACCCAGACGAATCGCGACTTCAACGGTCTCGTCGAATTTCGCAAAGCTCATCTGCTTGACCAGCGCGATCGCCTTCTTCGCCTCGTACGGCACTCCCACCTGGCGGCGCTCACTCGCGCCACGGTACTTCTTTCCGTTCGTCTGCATAATCAGTCCTTCACCGTGATGCCCATCGAACGCGCCGCACCGGCCATCATCGCGATGGCACTGTCGACGGAATCGCAGTTGAGATCGGGCATCTTGAGCTCGGCGATCTTCTTGAGCTGCGCGCGGGAAATCGTTCCCACCTTCACCTTGTTCGGCTGACCCGACCCCTTTTCGACGCCCACTTCCTTCTTGATGAGCTCCGCCGCCGGCGGAGTCTTCAGGATGAACGTGAACGACTTGTCTCCGTAGATCGTGACTTCGACCGGGATGATCATATCACCACCCTGCGTCCGAGCGTTGAACTCTTTGCAGAATGCCATGATGTTGATTCCCTGGGGGCCGAGAGCCGTACCCACGGGCGGCGCCGGGTTCGCCTTGCCGCTTGGAATCTGCAGCTTGACGAATCCAGTGACCTTCTTTGCCATGCGTGATCCTCATCGCAAGTTCCGCGTCCGGACAGTCCGAGTGCGGTCGTGCTACCACGGAAATCTTTTGCGTCGCTGTGGTAGGCGACGGTACTGTGTACCGGGTACTTAGTACTTAGTACTTGGTACTTGGTACTTGGTACTTGGTACTTGGTACTTGGTACTGAGTCCTCAGTACCCTCTCAACTGCAGGTAGTCGAGCTCAACACTCGTCGGGCGGCCAAACAAACTGACCGAGACGCGCACCTTGCCCTTGTCCGGCAGTACTTCCTCGACCGTGCCGTTGAAATCGGCGAACGGGCCCTCGGTAATCGCCACCGGCTGACCGATCAGGAATGGAATCTCTTCCTTCACCGGGGCCTCGTCGGTCGCGTCGATCACGCCGAGCAGACGACGGACTTCGTCGTCACGCAGGGGCATCGGATCCTTGTCCTTGCCGACGAACTTGATCACACCCTGGATGGCGTTGATCTCGTGCAAGGTGTCCTGACTGGCCACCATTTCCACGAGGACGTATCCGGGGAAGATCTTCCGTTCGACGGTGACCTTCTTGCCGTTCTTGATTTCCACCACTTCCTGCGTAGGCACGAGCGCCTGACGAATCAGGCGATTTTCGGGCGTCGCCGTATCCATGTCGATTTTTCGCTGGATCAGGCGCTGCACCTTGTTCTCATGCCCAGACGTGGTCTGGATCGCGTACCACCGGTGTTCAAGCATCGTCTGGCGCGGGCTCAGCGGCTCATCAACATCGACGGCAACTTCACCAGCAGCGCCTGCAATGCCACGTCAAGCAGCGCAATCACGGCACCGAGGATCAGCACGAACACGATGATCTGGATCGTCGCCTGCTGCAGCTGCGGGCGATCGGGCCAGGTCACCTTCTTCATTTCGGCGATCACGTCGTGGTAGAACGCGACCAGCCGCGTGCCAAGCCCTGGACGGGCCACTTCCACCGGTGCGCTCATGACTACTTCGTTTCCTTATGCAGCTGATGCGCGTTACAACGTGGGCAGTACTTCTTCCACTCCACGCGCTCCGGATGCAGGCGCTTGTTCTTCATCGTGAAGTAGTTGCGGTTCTTACACTCGGTGCATCCGAGGATGATTTTCTCGCGCGCCATATTCCTGGACCCCTTGCGGCAGCTCTGTCATCTGTAATCGTCTCTCGCGGGCGCCGCTCGCGTTCGCAAAGCGCGCTCCATCGGGAGGCATCCCCCGGAGGGGATCTCCCCAGCCACTCCTGTACACTGCTGCGGACCGAACGGCCAAACCCCCGGACGCTCCCAACCCGCCGCGCTATGGAACGTCAGCGGGCATCGAGGAACAGCGGAGGGAGGGCACCGGCAACAGCGGCATAAGGCGCAGTGGGGTGAGCCTTAGAACGTAGCTAGCCCATGATGGGCACGCAACCCACGGTCCGGGGCGAAGATAGCGCTGTGTTCGCCACCGAACATATGCCGAAAAGGCCGACGTCCTGGGCCGCACTCAGGGCCGACCGCCAGGGCTACCACGGAAAAAGGGCGACCCCGTTGGCACGGAGCCGCCCTCTCGCCTTCCCAGAGCTCACAACCGGGATCGAACCGGTGACCTCATCCTTACCAAGGATGTGCTCTACCGACTGAGCTATGTGAGCGACCTTCGACTGCACCTGCACCTGCACCTGCCCAGAGCGGGAGACGGGACTCGAACCCGCGACATCAAGCTTGGAAGGCTAGCGCTCTACCAACTGAGCTACTCCCGCATACACCCACGCCAACCCGATGCGACCGCGACCACGCTACACCTGCTGGACGAACAGTGGTGGGGGAAGGATTCGAACCTTCGAAGGCTTGCGCCGTCAGATTTACAGTCTGATCTCGTTGGCCACTTGAGTACCCCACCCGAGGGCGTTCGGAGCCATCAAACCGGGCGTCCGCCGGTCGGAAGAGCTGACGGTCGGGATTGAACCGACGACCTGCTGATTACAAATCAGCTGCTCTACCAACTGAGCTACGTCAGCATGTTGCCATGGCACCGCAGCCCGGACACCGAGCCGACCTGCCCCGGACAAGACGAGCAGAATACTCAGACCGGCAGGGAGGGTCAACCCAAGCAGGCCACGCCGATTGCCGGTCGTAAGCCTACAGCTTCCTCCAGCGCGTCCCGTTCGCCGAATCCTCGATCAGGATACCACGGGCCAACAGCTCGGCCCGGATGGCGTCGGCGGCCGCGAAATCGCCCCGCCCACGCGCCGCCTTCCGCGCCTGCAGCCGTTCCTCCACCCAGTGCTCAAGATCCTCCGGGACCTCCTGCTCAGGGACAAGATCGAGGACGGCGTCCATCAACCGGAAGGCCGCCCGTGCCCGCTCGAGTGCGGCGGCATCCGATCCACCAATGTCCAACTCGCGGTTGGCATCGGTAATGAAGGTGAACAGCGCCGCCATCGCGCGCGGCGCGTTCAGGTCGTCGTACAGTGCCTCAATAAATGTCCGCTCCGCGTGTGTCGCCGCATCGGCCAGCGCCGCCGTCCCGCCCGTGGCCGACGCCAACCGCTCCGCAAACGTGCCGATGCGCCGCACCGCCGTGCGCGACTGATCGAAGGACTCCTCACCCAGATTGAGTTGCTGGCGGTAGTGGGCGCTGAACACAAAGTGCCGATACACGGTGCCGGAAATATCCTGCCGCCGCATCTCCTGCACGTTGGTCACGTTGCCCACGCGCTTGGCCATCTTCGTGCCGTCGGTGAGCAGGAACTCGCCATGGCACCAGCACCGCGCAAACGTTTTTCCCGTGGCCGCTTCCGACTGCGCGATCTCGTCCTCATGGTGCGGGAAGATCAGATCGATGCCGCCCGCATGCAGATCGAACGTCTCACCCAGATACTTCATGGCCATCGCGGAGCATTCCAGGTGCCACCCCGGACGTCCGCGTCCCCACGGGGAATCCCAGGCGGCTCCCGTGGCTTCGTCTTCCGGCTTGGCCGCCTTCCAGAGCGCGAAATCCTGCGCGTTCTCCTTGGCATACTCGTCCTGCGCGACACGCGCACCCGTGCGCAATTCCCGCTTGTCCAGCTGCGACAACTTGCCATAGTCGGCAAAACGATCGATGGCGAAATACACGGATCCGTCATCGGCGATGTACGCCACGTGGTTGGCCACCAGACGCTCCACCAACGCGATCATCTCGGGGATGTGCGTGGTGGCCTCAGGATAGCGTTCCGCATCTTCAATACGCAGATACCGACGATCCTCATGAAACATCACCGTGTACGGCGCGGTGATCTGCGTGATCGTCTTGCCTTCCTTGGCCGCCTTGTTGATGATCTTGTCGTCCACATCCGTCAGGTTCATCACCTGCTCAACCTGCCAACCGGCAAGTCGAATCACACGCCGCAGCAGATCCTCAAACAGGAACGTGCGAAAGTTGCCCAGGTGCGCCGGGTTGTAGACGGTGGGTCCGCACGTGTACATGCGCACCGTCTGACCATCGGCGGGTGCGAACGGCTCAACGCGGCGCGTGAGCGTGTTGTACAGGCGGAACTCGGGCATGGTGGCAGCAGGTAAGCGACAGAACCGTCAGGAGTCCTTCGGGGAATCCTCAAAATGCGGACTGTGCTGAATGTAGGGGGTCAGACGATCCCGTGGGGGGGCTGACGACACGCGATGGCGTGGGCTCTGATGATGCCGGTGGGCACCCACTATGCGGCCGGCCGCGAGCGTCAGTACGCGGACCATGCCGGACTCGACACCATATCCGTGGAGCGCCGCCACCCCCTCGTGCACCGCATCCACGTGTGGGTCGGGCAACCGAGCGCCGGAGTGCGGCGGGTGTCCCCGGGCGTGGCCCGACGGTGACACGTAGACCAGCACGCTGCCCCCGCGGGCGCGCAGCGATTCCACCCAGGCGCGCCACGTGGACGGATCGCCGGTCCTGGTGCGCCAGAGTTTCGGAGACGGCGATACCATTGACGTGCGAGGCCGCACGCGAAACACGTACACCACCGGTGCCGGTGCGATG contains:
- the rpoC gene encoding DNA-directed RNA polymerase subunit beta' — translated: MIDFRSSREARASAFDYMSVRIASPEEIRGPKDPKERERLEMAGLRTWWSWGEVTKPETINYRSFKPEKDGLFCERIFGPVKDWECHCGKYKRIRYRGVICDRCGVEVTLSKVRRERMGHIELAVPVAHIWFFKTLPSPMGNLLDVTLRDLEKVIYYSNYIVIDPGSQDVRERQLLDEDEYLDLRQRAKAEGDVAFQCDIGAPAVRELLKRLDVDKVADELRASVVGETSQHRKKQMLKRLKIVDAFRTSGEGGEIRNRPEWMILDVIPVIPPDLRPLVPLDGGRFATSDLNDLYRRVINRNNRLTKLISHRAPEVILRNEKRMLQEAVDALFDNGRRSKAIRGRGKRPLKSLSDMLKGKQGRFRQNLLGKRVDYSGRSVIVVGPELKLHQCGLPKMMALELFKPFIIHKLVESGEAETVKRAKKIVERENAMVYEVLEGIIKDHPVLLNRAPTLHRLGIQAFEPVLVEGKAIRIHPLVCAAFNADFDGDQMAVHVPLSFEAQIEARVLMLSSNNILKPSDGRPVAEPSQDIVLGCYVATKAPVGFEAYLKDEAKARTLPAFTDSAEVDLAIANGRTGYQSAIRWLDRRGDKPQWVVTTTGRVLFDMIVPKVLPFLNKDMKKKALGELVFQSYRNAGLAETVALLDRLKEFGFRNATRGGVSIGIEDLHIPKEKETLLQDASERVERFQRAYATGNITNGERYNKVIDTWTHANTDVADAMVKTMRESQGGFNPVFMMFDSGSRGSRDQIRQLAGMRGLMAKPQKKLTGGIGEIIENPIKSNFREGLSVLEYFSSTHGARKGLADTALKTADAGYLTRRLVDVAQDMTIQEEDCGTILGLDTAALKEGEDVIEPLAERLVGNVAAEDILDPMERDEAGRPKMLAEAGTLISEETAQLIEDAGIESVKIRSVLTCEAKRGLCRMCYGRNLATMQMVDLGEAVGIIAAQSIGEPGTQLTLRTFHVGGTASRIAEQTTKRVKYDGDIVEYGDRLVYVINKEGESIVTSYEGDVNIKSAKDGHVLARVQVPLGATMLVANGGKLVRDEDRRDPRLFSWDPYTNPIIADVEGTIRFVDLVEDESLSEELDELTGLRQRVVIEDREKKLHPHIEIWQNKAGKEKRVRDFILPIGAIITIEDGHEITAGTTLAKVSREAYKTRDITGGLPRVAELFEARRPKDPATISEIDGFVRFGEIKRGKREVFVRPASIVGGQWVLDETMPEQVYEVPSGKHLRVHEGDRVHAGDRISEGPVNPHDILRIKGPRAVQEYLLNEVQEVYRLQGVKINDKHIGVIVKQMLQKVRIVESGDTEMLEGEHVDRAEFRKENDEAKKKKLQPATSEPLLLGITKASLTTQSFVSAASFQETTRVLTDAAIRGSRDNLMGLKENIIIGHLIPAGTGMYRYQEVDVESDALPEPEPIPEAIEPNFEALLPSAFAEPVPFTMGDVE